In a genomic window of Cryptococcus deuterogattii R265 chromosome 12, complete sequence:
- a CDS encoding PEK/GCN2 protein kinase — protein MPEANKALQEEELDSLRAIYPDEWRDIPPTKTAWGTEVESGWWEVKICAIEDERVSVILKGKMIQAYPHQIPPLLLREPEYLTANHVQQLHRIVQDKARSKIGEVMIFELIDTVRDFISENHAPLPSPGDVNLMEEKARREEAQRAAEEASRATEAERKKKELDKNNRYLHDQIQLNTIKKKETANNAKYLEEERRRQESLAILDVGDLDKRELELDEAIAVDGWEGSWKSWILFGGKRETLWTTYTAEPDRKHNPSQRSDTASFVRASSPNVTVHIVDFANPYYSTAIGIKRIEACTVEALRAQGTMSEHVVKVYAVKREKSPKGWERLVLVTEGLSDNMKLRSWIPKEGFGEDLSKEYISQVLIGLSQLHQRNSCQKQLDLDFTLISTTSNGEKIVKLAGTGYARRIVDLHRSNPFIKNVIQTLPEEWLSPDERDSPHSYTRPRDMWHAGLLLIQMLFGPETLRTYHNFPTLLQHAPGLSDSMTELLTGLLHPNPKKRLTADESLAKLRSFDDVTRRAVRISSAPGHARHQSIPQNSQAILGVSPINRGLFNFLPNTPQPLTPRLSRYRADFEEVEFLGKGGFGEVVKARNKLDGRFYAIKKVKLRPEDNEQKVYREVNNLSRVNHQHIVRYYGCWLEDANPPDVTPTLEDSIHSTSTAGTGATCSTEEDIFAVNFDDFSLSRRDQSRSASFPRIRFTNSNGDDDDDSDEDDSSEDDDSDSDTESESSAATADPSEPRGRSQPKSSLFRQRSQRQSIPGKPSASTSVMTSSTSDGMVRRILYIQMEFVEKQTLREAITAGLTDNEVWRLLRQVLSALAHMASLGIVHRDLKPSNILLDGDGNVKIADFGLSTSEMTAIEIASGQIASPVDNIDQTSNIGTSLYIAPEVAISRSYNEKADMYSLGIIFFEMCYPFKTAMERVHILTAVRQSSISFPPGWAPNHKPNEREIIQRLLAHDPAARFKATELLRSPLLPTPEKRKEDYDAVIFELTDPKSSHYNTLLDTLFDRTSHNIVDVNHRLVDYTYDNDSDDQLQVWLTVVIQRLVDLFQRHGAVETYLPLLIPETTLLDAFPNLDPVRLIEKSGQVVQLPSSSVLAMGRSATRRQIERIKRYHVGRKYTEHQLGGQPVVSGELSFDIVSPIHSAAAEAECLEVVDKVISEFRGMRGTSSVEYEFHVSHETVLDAILSIIPDRPDKPRLKVLEQFRNLGASNSVNPSTQSRNLLSNVTGLSRMLMDELEQCCITGDFEVVRKRLESIFTLAGAKRKLAIALDDMANVINSARACGVSRKILFRPTLAKHSEFFRGGFMFECVRKGKQKDVVAYGGRYDSLLEHFKQPAMHSQSRRVFGVGMSIAVDQLARIVSRYESSLSRRLMEKPNEDERSFGYWSPARCDVYVASFPQVDLAHRLQIIGELWRAGIRADFQYDDGRSLEEVTQECQDQNILYLVIPKASRSTIKIRSILRRSEVEVPRNDLCNHLRIVISDQRRIDASYATAEGSIPSAQAAALSVEPKQAEVEIKLILPPEPMSAKGTKGRPVRKHRHGTKSVYYDKASDFATQTQSTLPVLGIDLPPLLICQLTLDTAWITDDEAWRSLLNKEGVHPGDRRYMDSIREGVQQMRAGGGGPGGSGGGGGGGGGGSGGGGAGGGGSMGRDNGWVWLFSVRDNKGFLLQVGHGK, from the exons GACGAATGGCGTGATATACCACCTACGAAGACAGCTTGGGGAACGGAGGTTGAATCGGGATGGTGGGAGGTCAAGATTTGTGCGAtagaggatgagagagtTAGTGTGATTTtaaaaggaaagatgatTCAG GCGTACCCTCACCAAATTCCCCCTTTGCTGCTTCGAGAACCTGAATACTTGACGGCAAATCATGTGCAGCAACTGCATAGAATCGTACAGGACAAGGCGAGATCCAAAATAGGCGAGGTCATGATTTTTGAG CTTATTGATACAGTCCGAGACTTCATCTCAGAAAACCACGCGCCACTGCCTAGCCCTGGGGACGTGAATCttatggaggagaaagcaAGACGTGAAGAAGCTCAACGAGCT gcagaggaggcCAGTCGAGCCACAGAAGCAGAACgtaagaaaaaagaattgGACAAGAACAATCGATACTTGCATGACCAGATCCAGCTCAACACcatcaagaaaaaggaaactGCAAACAATGCTAAatatcttgaagaagagcgtcGCAGGCAAGAATCTCTTGCCATATTGGACGTTGGCGATCTGGACAAGAGAGAGTTAGAGTTGGATGAGGCGATTGCAGTCGATGGATGGGAGGGTAGTTGGAAATCTTGGATACTGTTTggcgggaagagggaaacCCTCTGGACGACATATACTGCGGAGCCCGATCGCAAACATAACCCCAGCCAGCGATCCGATACAGCTTCCTTTGTCAGAGCATCTTCACCCAATGTCACGGTCCACATCGTCGACTTTGCCAACCCATACTACTCAACCGCGATAGGTATTAAGCGAATCGAGGCTTGTACTGTTGAGGCTTTGAGAGCTCAGGGGACGATGTCAGAACATGTGGTGAAGGTTTATGCGgtcaagagagagaagagtccaaagggatgggagaggtTGGTTTTGGTAACGGAGGGATTGAGTGATAATATGAAGTTGAGGAGCTGGATACCGAAGGAAggttttggagaagatctTTCTAAA GAATACATCTCACAAGTCCTTATAGGACTTAGTCAGCTACATCAACGAAATAGTTGCCAGAAGC AGCTGGACCTCGATTTTACACTTATCTCGACAACTTCCAACGGCGAAAAGATCGTCAAGCTTGCAGGGACAGGTTATGCCCGGCGTATCGTCGATTTGCATCGCTCAAACCCCTTTATCAAAAATGTAATCCAAACCCTTCCGGAAGAATG GTTATCACCCGATGAGCGTGATTCACCGCATTCTTATACAAGGCCAAGAGATATGTGGCATGCAGGGTTGTTATTGATTCAGATGCTCTTTGGACCTGAAACTCTGCGGACCTACCACAATTTCCCTACCCTACTTCAGCATG CTCCTGGATTATCGGATTCAATGACTGAACTTCTTACAGGCCTACTCCATCCCAatccgaagaagaggttgacaGCCGACGAAAGCCTTGCCAAGTTACGGTCATTCGACGACGTCACTCGTCGGGCAGTCCGAATAAGTAGCG CTCCTGGCCATGCTCGACATCAAAGTATTCCACAAAACTCGCAAGCCATACTGGGCGTATCTCCCATCAACCGAGGCCTTTTTAACTTCTTACCAAATACCCCGCAGCCTTTGACACCCAGACTGTCTAGATACAGAGCGGATTTCGAAGAAGTGGAATTTCTG GGTAAAGGTGGGTTCGGTGAAGTGGTAAAAGCGAGGAATAAGCTGGACGGGAGATTCTACGCCATCA AAAAAGTCAAGCTTCGACCTGAAGATAATGAGCAGAAGGTTTATCGTGAAGTTAACAATCTGTCCCGTGTGAATCACCAGCACATCGTTCGCTACTACGGCTGCTGGCTAGAAGATGCCAATCCTCCCGACGTCACTCCGACCTTAGAAGATTCTATACACTCAACTTCAACTGCAGGGACAGGAGCTACGTGTtcaacagaagaagacatcTTCGCAGTCAACTTTGATGACTTTTCACtgtcaagaagagatcaaTCGAGAAGTGCCTCTTTCCCAAGAATTCGATTTACGAACTCGAAcggggatgatgatgacgattctgacgaagatgattcgagtgaggatgacgacAGCGATTCGGACACTGAATCTGAGTCAAGCGCCGCAACGGCTGATCCTTCGGAACCTCGTGGGCGCTCTCAACCTaagtcttctctcttccgacAGCGATCTCAACGTCAGAGCATCCCAGGCAAACCATCGGCGTCCACATCAGTAATGACGAGCTCCACTTCGGATGGGATGGTGAGAAGGATCTTGTATATTCAGATGGAGTTTGTTGAGAAA CAAACTCTGAGAGAAGCAATTACTGCCGGCCTGACAGATAATGAGGTTTGGAGGTTGTTGAGGCAGGTTTTATCTGCTCTAGCCCACATGGCGTCGTTGGGTATCGTGCATCGAG ATTTAAAGCCCTCCAATATCTTGTTAG ATGGAGATGGTAACGTCAAGATCGCCGATTTTGGTCTTTCT ACGTCTGAGATGACTGCTATTGAAATCGCCTCTGGACAAATTGCCTCCCCAGTTGATAACATAGACCAGACTTCCAATATCGGTACTAGCCTGTACATTGCGCCGGAAGTTGCGATCTCGCGATCATACAACGAGAAG GCCGACATGTACTCACTCggtatcatcttctttgagaTGTGCTACCCCTTTAAGACGGCTATGGAACGTGTCCACATCCTTACCGCCGTGCGGCAATCCAgtatctcttttcctccagGATGGGCTCCAAACCACAAGCCAAACGAAAGGGAGATTATTCAGAGATTACTAGCACACGATCCAGCAGCAAGGTTCAAAGCAACTGAATTGTTGAGGAGTCCATTGTTACCTACACctgaaaaaaggaaggaggattACGATGCGGTTATCTTTG AGCTTACTGACCCTAAGTCGTCACACTACAACACCCTCCTTGATACCCTTTTCGACCGTACCTCCCACAATATCGTCGATGTGAATCATCGTTTGGTTGATTATACCTATGACAACGATTCTGATGATCAGCTTCAAGTCTGGCTGACCGTTGTCATTCAGCGTCTCGttgatctcttccagcGACATGGTGCTGTCGAAACTTATCTACCTCTGCTCATCCCCGAGACTACATTGCTTGATGCTTTCCCTAATTTAGATCCAGTCAGATTAATCGAAAAGAGCGGGCAGGTAGTGCAATTACCAAGCAGTAGTGTCCTTGCTATGGGCAGAAGTGCTACAAGAAGACAGATAGAAAGAATCAAGAGATACCACGTAGGAAGGAAGTACACAGAGCACCAACTCGGTGGCCAGCCCGTGGTCTCAGGAGAACTCAG TTTTGATATTGTGTCACCTATCCATTCTGCAGCGGCGGAAGCAGAATGCCTTGAAGTGGTGGACAAGGTGATATCAGAATTTCGTGGTATGCGAGGAACATCTTCAGTGGAGTACGAGTTCCATGTTAGCCATGAAACAG TGCTCGACGCTATTTTAAGCATAATACCAGACCGTCCAGATAAACCTCGATTGAAAGTCTTAGAGCAATTCAGAAACCTGGGCGCTAGTAACAGCGTAAACCCTTCTACGCAGTCGAGGAATTTGTTGAGTAATGTTACCGGTCTATCAAGGATGTTAATGGACGAATTGGAACAGTGTTGTATAACAG GTGATTTCGAAGTAGTTCGCAAGAGATTAGAAAGCATCTTCACCTTAGCTGGAGCTAAGAGGAAACTAGCCATTGCTCTGGATGATATGGCGAATGTTATCAATTCTGCTAGAGCATGCGGAGTAAGTAGGAAGATCCTTTTCCGACCAACTCTTGCAAAACACAGCGAATTCTTCCGCGGAGGGTTCATGTTTGAGTGCGTgagaaaagggaagcaaAAGGATGTTGTAGCATACGGAGGACG GTACGACTCTTTATTGGAACATTTTAAACAGCCTGCAATGCACTCCCAATCAAGAAGAGTATTTGGTGTAGGGATGTCCATTGCTGTGGA TCAACTTGCTCGCATCGTATCACGATACGAgtcctctctttctcgaCGATTAATGGAAAAGCCCAATGAGGATGAGCGTTCATTTGGCTACTGGAGTCCGGCC CGATGTGATGTCTATGTagcatcttttcctcaagtCGACCTTGCACACCGACTTCAAATAATTGGCGAGTTGTGGCGAGCAGGTATTAGAGCGGATTTCCAgtatgatgatggaagaagtctGGAAGAGGTTACACAAGAGTGCCAGGACCAGAACATCCT ATATTTGGTTATTCCCAAAGCAAGTCGATCCACTATTAAGATAAGAAGTATCTTGCGTCGCTCggaggtggaag TTCCTCGAAATGATCTGTGTAATCATCTGCGCATAGTTATATCTGATCAACGACGGATCGATGCGTCCTACGCTACGGCCGAAGGATCCATTCCGTCCGCTCAAGCCGCAGCATTGTCGGTGGAACCCAAACAAGCTGAGGTGGAGATCAAGCTGATATTGCCCCCCGAACCCATGAGTGCCAAGGGGACGAAGGGCAGACCAGTTAGGAAACATCGTCATGGTACGAAG TCTGTCTACTATGATAAAG CATCTGATTTTGCAACCCAAACCCAATCTACTCTCCCAGTGCTCGGCATAGACCTCCCTCCTCTGCTGATTTGCCAACTTACCCTCGACACAGCCTGGATCACAGACGACGAAGCCTGGCGCAGCTTGCTCAACAAAGAAGGGGTCCATCCGGGAGACAGACGGTATATGGATAGTATAAGAGAGGGTGTGCAGCAGATGAGGGCCGGTGGAGGCGGCCCTGGGGgtagtggtggtggtggcgggggcgggggcggaggaagtggaggtggtggagccggtggaggaggaagcatGGGAAGGGACAATGGATGGGTGTGGCTATTTAGTGTGAGGGATAACAAG GGTTTCTTACTGCAAGTTGGACATGGAAAGTGA